In Dyadobacter subterraneus, a single genomic region encodes these proteins:
- a CDS encoding TolC family protein, translating to MRQISILILLFSLTITVSSKAQESLRDEISYEYLDKLIAVAKKNYPKVKMYEARIEGGQIGIKRARLSYFDIISFSYLLSPSSTFAANPNLLNGYQFGFFINIGSLLQKPSVIKQARTELAALTFEKEAYDLNLASEVQKRYFTYVQHLILLRIKTSSLLDSESAVKQVRYKFEKGELGLENYNNALNALSGQQQVKITAETDVLIAKSSLEELLGEKLDNIK from the coding sequence ATGAGGCAAATCTCTATATTAATCCTTTTATTTTCTCTTACCATTACTGTTTCATCCAAAGCCCAGGAATCTCTGCGCGACGAGATTTCGTATGAATATTTGGATAAGCTTATCGCTGTTGCGAAAAAAAACTATCCAAAAGTAAAAATGTATGAGGCCAGGATCGAAGGCGGACAAATTGGAATAAAACGCGCAAGGCTTTCTTATTTCGATATTATTTCTTTTTCGTATTTATTAAGTCCTTCTTCAACTTTTGCTGCAAATCCGAATTTATTGAATGGTTACCAGTTTGGTTTTTTTATCAATATTGGTTCTTTGTTACAAAAGCCATCCGTTATCAAACAAGCCAGAACTGAACTGGCTGCTCTTACATTTGAAAAAGAGGCTTATGATTTGAATCTTGCTTCTGAGGTTCAGAAACGATACTTCACTTATGTCCAGCACCTTATCCTATTGAGAATTAAAACCAGTTCATTGCTTGATTCGGAAAGTGCAGTGAAACAGGTTCGTTATAAATTCGAAAAAGGGGAGTTGGGTCTTGAAAATTACAACAATGCCTTAAATGCATTATCAGGTCAGCAGCAGGTAAAAATCACGGCCGAAACAGATGTGCTCATAGCGAAAAGCAGTCTGGAAGAACTTTTGGGGGAAAAACTTGATAATATAAAATGA
- a CDS encoding GumC family protein, with protein sequence MTELLLFFKLLYRNRITLIAIPLVTIVLCYFLVKELPDVYKSHGSISTGLVDKTEQVLSMGEKDQDAEINRKFDNLIQMMTLKKVLDQVSYQLLLHDLKAAPGDRFRKFGKTAESMDKATVKQYIALITKKHSIREELMPGSKQNNVIIAMVNEADYGHSAISSKISIYRLKSSDYISLDSEAESPELAAFLINSLTTEFISYYASRLIDNNKLAISFLANFLGQKRSTLTERMNVLRTYKIKNRVLNLNEQARSLYGQIAEYEAKREIAEKDIVAYSAAIRNIDNKFNPADRRYLESALVNINQEIVATKLQLRSLNDTYVRNNFDARYKPGLDSLQTKLTRQIGEASDRYIYNPMVAKDNLVSQKLNLEISLELSSNSVSSIQQELKRLNRKFDALVPNEAEIQEFETGIDIASKEYMEALQRFNDVSLASSFPVFLKQSEKGMPGSIQPSKKMVLLILSGIISITFCLFVFFILYYFDKSIRYPLQLANETDIPVLGYLNQVSGGMDLGKIQNESSREKSIILFRNLIRSIRYELDSEYPDPKMIVITSLGEGEGKTLLTISLAWAFSKVNKKVLVIDGNFSSQSITGLNINAVSLDEILNGQKQLSAMTGEDDISIVGNRGQDTSLNEIAPANQVREVLEQLKSNFDIILVEADSLVAMNKAKEWISYADVTVGAFASGKTIKPEDRSKIDYFKSLENKFSGWVLTGTRDIPEQAGKLNKKISV encoded by the coding sequence ATGACAGAATTACTACTATTTTTTAAGTTATTGTACCGCAACCGTATTACACTTATTGCCATTCCGCTGGTAACTATTGTATTATGTTATTTTTTAGTCAAGGAATTGCCTGATGTTTACAAATCCCACGGTAGTATTTCAACCGGATTGGTTGATAAAACTGAGCAGGTTTTGTCCATGGGTGAAAAGGATCAGGATGCCGAAATTAACCGCAAATTTGATAACCTGATCCAGATGATGACCCTGAAAAAGGTGCTCGACCAGGTTTCTTATCAATTGCTTCTCCATGATTTGAAAGCTGCACCGGGCGACCGTTTTCGTAAATTCGGGAAGACAGCCGAGTCTATGGACAAGGCTACCGTAAAGCAATATATCGCGCTCATTACAAAAAAACATAGTATCCGCGAGGAATTGATGCCCGGAAGTAAACAGAATAATGTTATTATTGCTATGGTGAATGAGGCTGATTATGGCCATAGCGCTATTTCTTCAAAAATATCAATTTATCGTTTAAAGAGCAGTGATTACATAAGCCTGGATTCAGAGGCTGAAAGTCCTGAACTTGCTGCATTTTTGATTAATTCACTCACAACGGAATTTATATCATATTACGCATCCCGTTTGATCGATAATAATAAGCTCGCCATTTCCTTTCTTGCCAATTTTCTGGGACAAAAGAGATCCACGCTTACAGAAAGAATGAACGTTTTGCGGACGTATAAGATTAAGAACCGGGTTTTAAATCTAAATGAACAGGCGAGAAGTTTATATGGTCAAATAGCTGAATATGAGGCTAAAAGGGAAATAGCTGAAAAGGATATAGTTGCCTATTCGGCTGCAATCCGGAATATTGATAACAAATTTAATCCGGCCGACAGACGGTATCTGGAAAGCGCACTTGTCAATATCAATCAGGAAATTGTGGCGACAAAGTTGCAATTGAGATCTTTAAACGATACTTACGTCCGGAATAACTTTGATGCACGCTACAAACCGGGTCTGGATTCTCTTCAAACAAAACTTACCAGACAAATTGGAGAAGCCTCTGATCGCTACATTTATAATCCAATGGTAGCAAAGGATAATCTTGTCAGCCAAAAATTAAATCTTGAAATATCTCTTGAATTGTCTTCAAACAGTGTTTCTTCAATACAGCAGGAATTAAAAAGACTAAACCGCAAATTTGATGCGTTAGTGCCAAACGAAGCAGAAATACAGGAATTCGAAACTGGAATTGATATTGCCAGCAAAGAATATATGGAAGCACTCCAGAGGTTCAATGATGTATCGCTGGCTTCGAGTTTTCCTGTGTTCCTTAAACAATCTGAAAAAGGAATGCCTGGCTCAATTCAGCCTTCAAAGAAAATGGTTTTGTTGATTCTTTCGGGAATCATCAGTATCACTTTTTGCCTTTTTGTATTTTTTATACTTTACTATTTTGATAAATCCATTCGTTACCCGTTGCAGCTTGCAAACGAGACGGATATTCCTGTTTTGGGATATCTCAATCAGGTATCAGGTGGTATGGATCTTGGAAAAATTCAGAATGAGTCTTCCAGGGAAAAATCAATTATTCTTTTCAGAAATCTGATCCGGTCAATTAGATATGAGTTGGATTCCGAATATCCTGATCCCAAAATGATTGTGATTACCAGTCTGGGAGAAGGAGAGGGGAAAACGCTTCTTACGATTAGTCTGGCATGGGCATTTTCCAAGGTGAACAAGAAAGTACTGGTCATTGATGGAAATTTTAGCAGTCAGTCAATAACAGGTTTGAATATCAATGCTGTATCGCTTGATGAAATTCTTAATGGTCAAAAGCAATTGTCTGCTATGACAGGTGAGGATGACATCAGTATCGTTGGGAATAGGGGACAAGATACTTCGTTAAATGAAATAGCACCTGCTAATCAGGTACGTGAGGTGCTTGAACAATTAAAATCGAATTTTGATATTATTCTGGTGGAAGCTGATTCTCTTGTAGCTATGAACAAGGCAAAAGAATGGATTTCTTATGCTGATGTTACTGTCGGCGCTTTTGCTTCGGGAAAAACTATAAAACCGGAAGACAGGTC